In the genome of Sulfurimonas autotrophica DSM 16294, the window ATACCCCAGCCATTTGCACCCGGGGAGTCTGCATTGATGCTCATATAGATAAGTGCGGGAAAAATCATACCGCCGATAGCTGCTAAAATAGGTAAAATGGCGACTTTAATATTTGAGAGCTCGCCGATGAGAATTTCTCTTTTTATTTCAAGGCCGACTAAAAAGAAAAAGAAGGTCATCAGTCCGTCATTTATCCAGTGGCTCAGTGATTGTGAAAGCTGCCATGAACCTATGCTAATAGCTATAGGAATATGAAATATATGTTGATAGGTTTCTGCAAATGGAGAATTTGCCAGTATAAGCGCAATAATAGTCGTAAAAAACAGGATAAGACCTGTGGTAGTCTGTGCATGAATAAAATTTTCTAACGGAGTAGAAATTTTTTCAAAAGCCTTTTCCCATGGAGCATATAACTTCATTTGTTATTCCTTAAACATCTTTTGTTGATTATAACACTAAATATTAAAAAGTGAAAATCTGTGTATAATTTGCATATGAATTTACAGGATTTAAAAAATACAACTATATTACTGCTTGGAAAGAGCAGGGCATTTAGCGAAGATGAGTTTTTCTCACAGCTAAAGTTTCATAACATCTCAATAGCGCAAGAGACGGGTGATGATGTACGTTTCATTGTAGAGGGACGTATGATGAGTCCTTATGAGCAAAATATGAGTGATGCATTTTATGAGGAAAAAAGATATGAATTTATAAATATAGATGTTTTCGAAAAGCTTTTAGCACAAGAGATAGATAATGATACACTGCTTATGAGTCTGAAACTCTCAAATGACAAGATGCGACTTAAAAGTTTTATACAAAACAGCTGTATTGACGATACTCTTTTTTTCAAACTTTTAAAAATGTACTCATTTGAGGGCGAAGATTTTTTTGAAAATGATGACAACCGCGATGTCTCCGCCGCGCTTATCGGCAGATTTTATGAAAATATAGAGAGAAACCATAATGTGCAGTATGCTACAACGGGCATTTATCATCTTATAGCACAAACTGACAATGAGCAGCTTTTAGAGGCAATAGCACAGCTTACACCTGCTCTACAACATCCAAAAATCATGAAAGCACTTGCGATGCATGAAAAAACACCGAGAAGTGTGCATAAAATATTTTTAAAAAAAGGTGATGACTCGGTAAAAGAGGCAATGGCTTATAATGCTAATTTAGATAAAAGCATAATACACGAACTGATAAAATATGAAGATTTGGCAGCCGTCGTGGCGCAAAACACCAAACTTGACGATGAGTTGTTTGGGTTTTTAAGCGCATATAAAACTTTTTTGGCAGCGAATGAAACACTTAGTGAGGTCATGCAGCAAGAACTTTTTAGTTTAAATGAAGAACAAGTGCATCTTGCTTTAGCGCAAAATAGAGGTTTACATGTAAGTATATGCAAACTCTTGTTACATGTAAAGAGTGAGGAAATAAAAAAAGCATTATATATAAACCGTGCAACACCTGTAGATATTTTACAAAATGCGTATAAAGAAGGTGGGTACAATGAAGCATTGAGTGCAAACAGTGCAACACCTCAAAGTATTTTACAAGAGCTTGCACAGAGTCAAGACGAGAAAATTCTTTATAATCTGGCAAAAAATGAGAACACACCGGTTGATATTTTGTATCAGCTGCAGCTTGACAGCCGTTTTGAGCGTGCGGTAAAAACAAATGAAGCCTTTGGAAAATATATACAGAGTCAAAATATAGGATGGTTAGTATGAGAGCAGGAGAATTAAGTCAGGCACTACAGGCACTTGTGCTGCAAAAAGTGCCTACGTTTTTGTGGGGAGCACCGGGGATTGGAAAGTCATCTATCGTCAAGCAGATTGCACAGGAAAATGATTTGGATTTCATCGATTTGCGTTTGGCGTTGATGGACCCGACGGATTTAAAAGGCATTCCTTTTTATGATAAAGAATCACATACCGCACTCTGGGCGCCACCGGCATTTTTGCCGCGTGAAGGCAGAGGCATATTGTTCTTAGATGAACTTAACTCCGCAGCACCAGCCGTACAGTCTTCGGCATATCAGCTTATACTTGACAGGCGTGTAGGTGAGTATGAACTGCCTGATGGCTGGGCAATTGTAGCAGCCGGAAACCGTGAGGGCGATAGAGGTGTGACATACAGAATGCCCGCACCGCTGGCAAACCGCTTTGTGCATTTTGAGCTTGAAGTGAGCGTGGATGATTGGCGGGAATGGGCGTATAAATACGGGCTTGACAGCAGAATTATTGCCTATATCAGCTACAAAAACGAGCATCTTTTTACTTTTGATGCAAAAAACGAGAGCAAAAGTTTTGCAACACCGAGAAGCTGGGAATATGTCGGTAATATTTTAAAAAGTTCTCTTGCGCAGGCATTGCTGCTAGATACTATAAGCGGTGCCGTAGGGCGTGACGCGGCTGTTTCATTTTTGAGTTTTTTAAAAGTTATGGACAGACTGCCTGATATTGAGACGATACTCAATGGAGAAGATTTTACTTACGGTGAAGAGGTAGATGTTTTATATGCTCTGAGTTCAGGCATTGTGAGTCATTACCTGCAAAACCCTAGTTCGCAGCGTCTGGAAAATCTACTGTGTTACACGCTCGAACTCAAAGGAGAATTTGCCGTTATGATTGCACAGGATCTACAGCGCGCAGGCATTACAATGGAAGGCTCAGAGGTCTTTAAAGAGTGGGTGAGAAAGTTTTCTTATCTTTTAGAGTAGGAAGCTTTTCAAAAAGAATATGCAAAACACAGAAAAGAAAATATCTCAGGCAAAAGCAAAACTCTTAGTAGATTATCCCTATTTTGGGACGCTTGCTTCCAAAATTTCGGTTGTTATAAATGACGATATAGAAGCATTTAAAAATGATGGTCAAAACCTTGAAATCAACAGTGATTATCTGCAGAATTTAGAACTCTCAGAAATGGAGTTTGTTTTTGCCAACGGAGCGATGCATACGAGTCTGGCTCATGAGATGCGAAAAAACAACCGCAGCGGATGGCTGTGGCAGATGGCCACCGATATGGCAGTCAATGATATGCTTGTGCAAAACGGTCTTGATATGCCTTACGGTGCACAGTACAGAGAACGCTTCAGCGGCATGTATGCCGAAGAGATTTATGCCGAGCTCAAAGATGATATCCTGCGTGATGATGAAAATTTGGAATACGAAGCTGATGATGTGGATGACGTACAACACAGTGAGAACGAAAAAAATGATGAAAAGCAAAACAACCAACAGACACAACAGGAACTAGAAGAAGAAATCCTGCAAGAGCAGCTTTTTGCCCAAGAAGCCATTAGCCTTTTAGAATCTAAAATGCAGACAGGTGAAGCACCGGCAATGATTGAACGTTTCTTTCAACTGAAGGACTTTGGAAAAATTGACTGGCGAAATGAGCTGAGGGTTGCACTTGATAAATACTTCAGAGATGACTATGTAGTGATGCCGCCGTCAAAAAAGCTGCTTTACAGCGGAATTTATCTGCCCTCAAATGTTTCTCAAACCTTTCGTCTTGTTATTGCAGTTGACAGCTCAGGTTCTATTGACGAAGTGCTTTTAAATGAGTTTTTGAGTGAAGTTAATTTTTTGATGACCTTGGTGCAAAATTATCAAATAGAGCTTTTAGTCTGTGATGAAAAAATTCGCTCACATAAAACTTTTTACAGCGGAGATGTGTTAGAAGTTGATGTAAAAGGCGGTGGAGCAACAGATTTTCGTCCGGTATTTCATTTTATAAATGAGAATTTTGATGATGTGAAACTACTTTTGTATTTTACAGATTTAGACGGAGCTTTTCCTCAAAACAGACCAGAATATGAAGTAAAATGGGTGAGCGCAAATGGACAAGAAATCCCTTTTGGAACTCTTGTAAAACTGGATTAAGCTTCAAATACAACTTGATCTCTGCCATTGTCTTTTGCTTTGTACAAAAGCATGTCTGCGGCATTTATATTTTCTTCAAGAGATTCTTCTTCATTAAAGAGTAGCGCCCCGATTGAGACACTAAAATTGATATACTGTTCATCTTTTAAATGAAAAGAGAATTTTTCTGCCTCTTCTCTGAGTCTGTTAAAAATTTCGTGTGCGCTGTATTGATTTATATTTTTAAGTACAACACAAAATTCTTCACCGCCAAATCTTGCAACTACATCATGTGGATTTGTAGAACTTCTTAGTATGTCAGCAAGTGCGGTAATGACTTTATCTCCCACATCATGACCGTAGGTGTCATTGATTTTTTTAAAATGGTCTATATCTATCATCCCGATGGAAAATTTTTCACCGCTGTCTTTAATTTCATCAATATATTCATTGATTGTTTCAAAAAAATATCTGCGGTTGTAAAGACCTGTCAGATAGTCACGATTTGCATAGTTTGTTATCATTTGTATATTTTCCAAAGCCTCTATAGAATTATTCACACGACAGGAAAACTCCTCTTTTGAAAAAGGTTTTTTTACATAATCATTTGCACCGTGTTTTAAAAATAGTGCGGTTATTTCTTCATCTTCATTCGAGGACAACGCAAGGATGCAGAGTTCATTTTTAGTATATGTTTTTCTGATTTGAATGGTAAGTTCTAAGCCGTCCATTACAGGCATATGGTAGTCAGTCAGTACAAGGGAGATGTCGGGCTGAGCTTGAAGCATACCGATAGCTTCTTCTCCATGTGCAACACTTATCACATTAAAAAAAAGATTCTCCAGCATTGTCTGCATCTGCTGTCTAAATATTCTTGAATCATCAACGACAAGAACTTTGTGCTTTTGGTTATTTTGCAGGCGCTGTATAGTATGAATAATATAGTTTATATCATCTACACCGCTTTTATTGACATAATCAATGATATTTTTTTTAAGAATTTTTTTTCTAAATTCTTTATCTATATTACCACTTAAAACCATAGCGTGAATCTTCTTTTTCGTTACATAATCAACGATTTCTCCATTGGGAGCATCTGGGAGATTTATGTCCAAAAGGGTAACAAAATATGTGTAGCGTGCTATGAAAAGTTTTGCTTCTGCTAAAGTGTAGGCTACATCCACTTCTATGCCCAAACTTGTTTGAATTTTTTTTGCGATAAGCTTTGCAAGTGTTTTATTATCTTCTACTATTAAAATTTTTTCACTCATATTGAATGTCCCTAAAATATATTAACTAATAGTATACAGTTATTAATCTAATATTATACTAAGAGTAGATATTATCCGTTTATGAATTACATGGATCTAATACTTGATAAACTACACAATAAACAAAACGTTTTTTTAACCGGCGGTGCGGGTGTTGGAAAAACCACTATTACAAGAGAGATTATCAAGCAGTATGAAAGCGAAGCCAAAAAAGTTGCCAAGCTTGCCTCAACAGGAATGGCAGCAACACTGATAAACGGGCAGACACTGCACAGCTTTTTTGATCTTGGAATCGCTTCAGATGTAGAAGAACTGCAAAACAATGCAAAATACGAAATCAAAAAAAAGATAAAAAAACTCATATCGAGTATGGATTTAATCGTCATAGATGAAATTTCTATGGTGAGTGATACGCTTTTTGAGATGATAGAACTGCGTTTGAATCAGGCAGGATTTAGCGGTTCGCTACTGGTCGTAGGTGATTTTTTACAGCTTCCTCCGGTTGTCCGCGGTTACGGTGAAGTCAAGTTTGCTTTTGAATCGCCTTCATGGAAAAATTTTGCCTTTGAAAAAGTAGAGTTGACGCATATCTACAGAACGGATGATTTGCGTTTTATAGAACTTTTACATGCGGTACGATTTGGAACTATTAATGAAGCAGTACATAATCAACTCAATGAATTTATAAAACCTCTGCCAAATGATCTGAGTCAGTTTACATTTTTGTTCGGAAAAAATATTTCGGCTACAAAACATAACAAAACCCAGCTCGATTTTATAGACGAGGCTTTACATGTAAAGGAAGCACAGGTCGTAAAACACCTTAAATCAACACAAGACAAAGAAGTAGAGCGTTTTATGGATGATGCAAGAATAGATAAAGAACTTGCATTAAAAGTTGGCGCTCCGGTGCTTTTTACACGCAATTCATGGAACTATTTTAACGGAGAGCGCGGTGTTGTCGTGAATGTGGATGCAAGTTATGTATATGTGCAAAAGAGTGATGGCAAGGTTGTCAAACTCGAGCCGACTGCCCAAAGTAAAGCACAATGGAAAGAAAAAAGCGTCGAGGGAAAAAAAGAGATGGTTGAAGAGAATATTTTTACCGTGTATCAGTTTCCAATCAAGCTTGCTTTTGCCATAACTATACATAAATCGCAGGGAATGAGCATAGAAGATTTAATTATTGACACGAATGAAATTTTTGCACCCTCACAATTTTATGTAGCACTTTCACGTTCATCAAACCCTGCAAGACTAACGCTCATCGCACCAAGTAAACAATGGTATGATTTGGCATATGTAAACCCAAAAGCTATGATATTTACTCAAAAAGAGCAAAGTTGTTGAAAAAAGTAGACAGCGGCGTGCTTTTTATGCTTGGAAGTGCTTTGATTTCTGCACTTAACGGGGCATTGACAAAAATACTCTCAGAAGATATTTCTGCTTTGGAAATTGTCTTTTTCCGTAATTTTATCGGTGTTTTTATTATATTCTATGCACTCAAACATACTGCGCCAAAACTCACAGGCGGTAAAATTCATATGCTTTTTACCCGTGGGCTTTTTGGGTTTATGGCAATGATTTTGTTTTTTTATACGATTACGGTTATTCCGCTGGGTGAGGCAATAACGCTGAACAAAACTTCGCCGTTTTTTGTGACACTTTTCGCTTATTTTCTTTTACATGAGCATTTGAACAGGCGAACACTGTTTGCACTGCTCATAGGTTTTTTGGGTGTTGTTCTAATTGTTAAACCTTTTGGTATGAGCTTCTCGTATGCCCATTTTTTAGGAATACTGGGCGGTTTTTTTGCAGCTGCTGCTTATACAACCATAAAAAAAATAAAAGACATTTATGACTCGCGCGTGATAGTGCTCTCTTTTGTAGGTATGGGAACACTCTTGCCCGCACTGTTGTTTTTAACGGCACCTTTTATTCATGCACCTGCATCACTGGAGTTTTTATTTCCTAAATTTATTCTCCCTAATACTTTACATGTATGGCTGTTAATTATCTTAATGGCATTTATCTCTACGCTTTCGCAATGGCTCTTAACCAAAGCATACAGTGCATCGAACTTAAGTATTGTAGGGGTTGTAAGTTACACAAATATCCCTTTTGCTATCGGTTTTGGCACTCTGCTTGGCGATAATTTCCCGGATACATTGACGTTTTTAGGTATATTGTTTATTGTGCTTGGCGGTATATTGGTGAGTAAAAGACAGTAATTAAGCTTTTTAGCAGAAAATAAAAGTTATCATTTACTTAAATATGTGAGAAAAGGGGGTTTTAGATGCAAGATACAAGCAAAAATGTTACTATTGCTATAGATGAAATTCCTGAGAATGTCGCTATTTACAAATTTGAAGAGGGTGATTTTGTCATTGTAGACTTTAATAAAAATGCCCAGAAGACTGAACATATTTCCAAAGAAGAAGTAGTAGGAAAAAAGTTAACAGAAGCTTTTCCAGGAGTAAAAGATTTTGGGCTTTTTGATATTTTATTAAATGTTTATGAAGACGGCAAGCCAAGAGAACTTGATACAAGACTCTACAAAGATGAAAAAGTAAATAGTTGGCGTTACAACAGTGTAAGAAAATTACCAAGCGGTGAGTTAATAGTCTTTTACAAAGATGTGACGAAATACAAAGAACTAGAAGATGAAGTGCATCACTTGGATAAAGAAACAGCACATAAACGTAAAAAGGTTCAACTACTTGCAAAAGCCTTAGAACAAACTGATGATATGGTTTTGATTACGGATGCTAACGGTATTATAGAATATGTCAATGATTCAGTCACCTTGAAAACAGGCTATGACAAAAGTGAACTTATAGGGAGTAAAACAAATATTTTCAAATCAGGAAAGCATACGAATGAATTTTATAAAAATCTATGGGGGACTATATTATCAGGGAAAAACTACCATAGTATCGTTATAGATAAAACAAAAGATGACAGGCTTTATTATGCAGATTTGAAAATTACGCCATTATTTGATGAAAACAAGACTATTCAAAATTTTGTTGCAACAAGTACAGATATCACAAGTCGTATTAAAATGGAAAAAAAGCTCAAGAAGTTGGCAACCATAGACAGTTTAACCAAGATATATAACAGATATAAAATAGATGAGGCGATCAATATTCAAATAGCGCGATATAGACGTTATAAAGAGCCATTTTGTATATTCATGTTTGATATAGATAACTTTAAAACTGTTAATGATACTTATGGACATGATGCAGGGGACAGAGTCTTGAAAGCTTTAAGTCGTTTGGTATCCAATCATATTCGAACTACTGATATATTTGGTCGTTGGGGTGGTGAAGAGTTTGTTATTATACTTGAAAATACAAGTAAAGAGGAAGCTTTTGTAATTACTGAAAAACTTAGAAAGATAGTCGAAGTATCTGTAATAGATGGAAAATATAAAATTACAATCAGTATAGGTGTCGCACAGTACGAAGAGTCAGAGTCAAGAGAAGAGTTAGTAAAAAAAGCAGATAAAGCTTTGTATAGAGCGAAAGAAAATGGAAGGAATCAAGTTGTTGCTGCATAAAAGTTTACTATTGGCAATATTGGTAGTAGTTGGCAGTTTCACTGCATGTGCATCACATCAAGATGATGGCTATTATGATAGAGCAAATAAAGCGAGTGAAAAAGCTTTGAAGAAGTTAGACAGAGAGTAGATTCTCTGTCCTTAAAGTTATTATAACTCTGATTCGTGTTTTGCCAAGTACTCAGCAACACCTTCAGTGTCAGCTTTCATACCTTCGTCGCCTTTTTGCCAGCCGGCAGGACAAACTTCACCGAACTCGTCAGTAAATTGTTGTGCGTCAATCATTCTTAACATTTCATCAACATTACGTCCAAGTGGTAAATCATTTACTACTGCATGACGTACGATTCCTTTGTCATCGATTAGAAATGAACCACGTAGTGCAACTGCATTGTTTAAAAGAACGTCAAAATCACGAGCGATATCTTTTGTTAAGTCTGCAACTAACGGGAAGTTGATACGGCCGATTCCACCTTCACTTACAGGAGTTTCTCTCCATGCGAAGTGAGAAAATTGTGAGTCAACTGAAATACCTACAACATTTACACCACGTTTTTGGAACTCTTCATATCTGTGAGAAAAGGCAATAATTTCTGACGGACAGACAAAAGTAAAGTCTAGCGGATAAAAGAATACAACCGTACCTTTTTCACCGTAATTTTCACTTAAAGTAAAGTCTTCAACGATTGAACCGTCAGCTAAAACTGCTGTAGCTGTAAAATCTGGAGCTGGATTTGTTACTAACATATAAATGTCCTTGTATATTAATTTTTATCACATAATTCTATCAAAGTTTTGCTAATAGCAAACTGTAATAATGCTCTAAAATTTAAACTAAAGATAATTTTTATTATTTAAGATAAAATCGCATTAAATAAATATCCGATTGCAATAATACCAAGTCCGACGATACCGAAAAAAGTTGCTATAAGTTTGGTATGTAGAATCTTTTTAAGTATCATCGCTTCTGGAAGGCTCAATGCCGTGACTGCCATCATAAAGCTTAATGCCGTACCAAGCAGCATACCTTTGTTCGTTAAAACTTCAACAAGCGGCATGATGCCCGCTGCATTCGAGTACATCGGCACACCCATAACAACAGCTATGAGAACCGCAAAAGGATTGTCTGCTCCTGCATATTTGGCAATAAAATCAGCCGGAATGTAACCGTGAATAAAAGCACCCACACCCACACCGACTAAAACATAAAGATATATCTGTTTAAAAATATCAAGTGTATAGTCCCATGCCTCTTTTGCTCTGTCTTTCATGGTAAGTGTAATTTTGACTTCCTCAAGTTCGCCTTCCATCGGCTTGACATTAAGGAGGATGTATTTTTCCATGCCGAGTTTACCAATGACAAAACCACCGGCGATGGCTACAAAAAGTCCAAAACCTATGTAAATAGCCGTAATCTTCCAGCCAAAAAGACCAAAGAGCAGGGCAATTGCCACTTCATTGTTCATCGGAGCGCTGATAAGAAAGGAAAAAGTCACACCGATGGGAATACGTGCCTGAATGAAGCCTAGAAACAGGGGAATTGCACTACAGCTGCAAAAGGGTGTGATGATACCAAAAAGAGCGGCAAGAACATTCCCGTAAAGCTCTGATTTACCCTGCAGGTGAGCACGGACATATTCCGTATTGAAGTGCGTTCTTAAGTATGAAACGATAAAGATGATGGTGATAAGCAAAAACCAAATTTTGACCGTATCGTAAATAAAAAAGTTAACAGCATCTCCGAGATGCCCCTCTAAATGTAGTATATTATTGGTTAAATAGTCAACGCTCTCTTTCCACATGTCTTAGCCGTTAATGAGTTTTAAAACTTCATCGACAGTAAGGACTTTGCCAGTGCTTACAACTTGACCATCAATTACAAGTCCCGGAGTACTGACTACATTGTACTCCATGATTTTCATGATATCATCCACTTTTTCAATCTGCACAAATTTACCGCTTTTGGCAACTGCCTGCTTCACTACTTCTTCCAAAGTTTTACATTTTGTACAGCCTGTGCCGAGTATTTCTATTTTCATTTTATTTTTCCTCACATAATTCTTTTTTAATAATTGGCAGCAGTTCTTTTTCCAGTAAATCAAGAGTTTTTTCATACTCTTGCTCTGCTTTGCCGCTTGGGTCTTCAAAGCCGATATGTATTGTCTTCACCGCTTTTGGAAACATAGGACAGGTCTCTTTTGCCGCATCACATACAGTCACGACCAAGTCAAAGGGCGTATCTAAAATAGTTTCTATAACTTTGGAGTGATACTCATCCCTCCAATAGCCTTTTTTTTCTAAAAGTGCTTGTGCATGAGGGTTTACTTTGCCGCTTGCTTTGACACCTGAACTTTGTGCATGAACACAATCACCAATCTTTGCATTGACAAGTGCCTCAGCCATGATAGAACGGCAGCTGTTTCCTGTGCATAGTATTAAAACTTCTTTTTTTTGACTCATATTTTACATTCTCCGTTTTGTGATGATTTTTTTATAGGCGGCAGCTGTATATCCAAATGCCTTATCTCTTCTAACGCTTCTGTGCGAAACCTGTCAAGAGGTGAACGAATAGCATAATATGCCCAAG includes:
- a CDS encoding GGDEF domain-containing response regulator, whose translation is MSEKILIVEDNKTLAKLIAKKIQTSLGIEVDVAYTLAEAKLFIARYTYFVTLLDINLPDAPNGEIVDYVTKKKIHAMVLSGNIDKEFRKKILKKNIIDYVNKSGVDDINYIIHTIQRLQNNQKHKVLVVDDSRIFRQQMQTMLENLFFNVISVAHGEEAIGMLQAQPDISLVLTDYHMPVMDGLELTIQIRKTYTKNELCILALSSNEDEEITALFLKHGANDYVKKPFSKEEFSCRVNNSIEALENIQMITNYANRDYLTGLYNRRYFFETINEYIDEIKDSGEKFSIGMIDIDHFKKINDTYGHDVGDKVITALADILRSSTNPHDVVARFGGEEFCVVLKNINQYSAHEIFNRLREEAEKFSFHLKDEQYINFSVSIGALLFNEEESLEENINAADMLLYKAKDNGRDQVVFEA
- a CDS encoding AAA family ATPase; its protein translation is MRAGELSQALQALVLQKVPTFLWGAPGIGKSSIVKQIAQENDLDFIDLRLALMDPTDLKGIPFYDKESHTALWAPPAFLPREGRGILFLDELNSAAPAVQSSAYQLILDRRVGEYELPDGWAIVAAGNREGDRGVTYRMPAPLANRFVHFELEVSVDDWREWAYKYGLDSRIIAYISYKNEHLFTFDAKNESKSFATPRSWEYVGNILKSSLAQALLLDTISGAVGRDAAVSFLSFLKVMDRLPDIETILNGEDFTYGEEVDVLYALSSGIVSHYLQNPSSQRLENLLCYTLELKGEFAVMIAQDLQRAGITMEGSEVFKEWVRKFSYLLE
- a CDS encoding peroxiredoxin, whose amino-acid sequence is MLVTNPAPDFTATAVLADGSIVEDFTLSENYGEKGTVVFFYPLDFTFVCPSEIIAFSHRYEEFQKRGVNVVGISVDSQFSHFAWRETPVSEGGIGRINFPLVADLTKDIARDFDVLLNNAVALRGSFLIDDKGIVRHAVVNDLPLGRNVDEMLRMIDAQQFTDEFGEVCPAGWQKGDEGMKADTEGVAEYLAKHESEL
- a CDS encoding permease, encoding MWKESVDYLTNNILHLEGHLGDAVNFFIYDTVKIWFLLITIIFIVSYLRTHFNTEYVRAHLQGKSELYGNVLAALFGIITPFCSCSAIPLFLGFIQARIPIGVTFSFLISAPMNNEVAIALLFGLFGWKITAIYIGFGLFVAIAGGFVIGKLGMEKYILLNVKPMEGELEEVKITLTMKDRAKEAWDYTLDIFKQIYLYVLVGVGVGAFIHGYIPADFIAKYAGADNPFAVLIAVVMGVPMYSNAAGIMPLVEVLTNKGMLLGTALSFMMAVTALSLPEAMILKKILHTKLIATFFGIVGLGIIAIGYLFNAILS
- a CDS encoding thioredoxin family protein, encoding MKIEILGTGCTKCKTLEEVVKQAVAKSGKFVQIEKVDDIMKIMEYNVVSTPGLVIDGQVVSTGKVLTVDEVLKLING
- a CDS encoding vWA domain-containing protein; protein product: MQNTEKKISQAKAKLLVDYPYFGTLASKISVVINDDIEAFKNDGQNLEINSDYLQNLELSEMEFVFANGAMHTSLAHEMRKNNRSGWLWQMATDMAVNDMLVQNGLDMPYGAQYRERFSGMYAEEIYAELKDDILRDDENLEYEADDVDDVQHSENEKNDEKQNNQQTQQELEEEILQEQLFAQEAISLLESKMQTGEAPAMIERFFQLKDFGKIDWRNELRVALDKYFRDDYVVMPPSKKLLYSGIYLPSNVSQTFRLVIAVDSSGSIDEVLLNEFLSEVNFLMTLVQNYQIELLVCDEKIRSHKTFYSGDVLEVDVKGGGATDFRPVFHFINENFDDVKLLLYFTDLDGAFPQNRPEYEVKWVSANGQEIPFGTLVKLD
- a CDS encoding ATP-dependent DNA helicase, encoding MNYMDLILDKLHNKQNVFLTGGAGVGKTTITREIIKQYESEAKKVAKLASTGMAATLINGQTLHSFFDLGIASDVEELQNNAKYEIKKKIKKLISSMDLIVIDEISMVSDTLFEMIELRLNQAGFSGSLLVVGDFLQLPPVVRGYGEVKFAFESPSWKNFAFEKVELTHIYRTDDLRFIELLHAVRFGTINEAVHNQLNEFIKPLPNDLSQFTFLFGKNISATKHNKTQLDFIDEALHVKEAQVVKHLKSTQDKEVERFMDDARIDKELALKVGAPVLFTRNSWNYFNGERGVVVNVDASYVYVQKSDGKVVKLEPTAQSKAQWKEKSVEGKKEMVEENIFTVYQFPIKLAFAITIHKSQGMSIEDLIIDTNEIFAPSQFYVALSRSSNPARLTLIAPSKQWYDLAYVNPKAMIFTQKEQSC
- a CDS encoding GGDEF domain-containing protein; the protein is MQDTSKNVTIAIDEIPENVAIYKFEEGDFVIVDFNKNAQKTEHISKEEVVGKKLTEAFPGVKDFGLFDILLNVYEDGKPRELDTRLYKDEKVNSWRYNSVRKLPSGELIVFYKDVTKYKELEDEVHHLDKETAHKRKKVQLLAKALEQTDDMVLITDANGIIEYVNDSVTLKTGYDKSELIGSKTNIFKSGKHTNEFYKNLWGTILSGKNYHSIVIDKTKDDRLYYADLKITPLFDENKTIQNFVATSTDITSRIKMEKKLKKLATIDSLTKIYNRYKIDEAINIQIARYRRYKEPFCIFMFDIDNFKTVNDTYGHDAGDRVLKALSRLVSNHIRTTDIFGRWGGEEFVIILENTSKEEAFVITEKLRKIVEVSVIDGKYKITISIGVAQYEESESREELVKKADKALYRAKENGRNQVVAA
- a CDS encoding arsenate reductase ArsC; this translates as MSQKKEVLILCTGNSCRSIMAEALVNAKIGDCVHAQSSGVKASGKVNPHAQALLEKKGYWRDEYHSKVIETILDTPFDLVVTVCDAAKETCPMFPKAVKTIHIGFEDPSGKAEQEYEKTLDLLEKELLPIIKKELCEEK
- a CDS encoding DMT family transporter, translating into MLKKVDSGVLFMLGSALISALNGALTKILSEDISALEIVFFRNFIGVFIIFYALKHTAPKLTGGKIHMLFTRGLFGFMAMILFFYTITVIPLGEAITLNKTSPFFVTLFAYFLLHEHLNRRTLFALLIGFLGVVLIVKPFGMSFSYAHFLGILGGFFAAAAYTTIKKIKDIYDSRVIVLSFVGMGTLLPALLFLTAPFIHAPASLEFLFPKFILPNTLHVWLLIILMAFISTLSQWLLTKAYSASNLSIVGVVSYTNIPFAIGFGTLLGDNFPDTLTFLGILFIVLGGILVSKRQ